GCGGCCCGCGGGAGAGCTCGGCGGCGGGCGATCTGCTGCCGGCGGTGCAGGCGCTGCACGACAATTTGGTGCTCTTCGAGTCGGACTCGGTCTTGTCGGCGGAGATCGTGGGCTTGTGCGAGGAGTGGTGGAAGGGCGATCTGCCCGGGAGAGAGAATTTGATTTCGCAGTTCCTGCCGTTCCTGGTGTCGAGGTCCTTGACTTTGAAGAAGAAGGTCGACGTGGGGAGGGTTTACGCGATGCGGGAAGCGTTCGGCTTGTTTGACTTTGAGGATGACAGCATCGAGGACATGAAGATGTTGTTGATTCGGTGTGTGATCTCACCGCTGTATTTGAAGACCGAGGAAGGGAAGCGATTCGTGGCGTTCATGTTTGGGCTGAGCAGGCAGCTCGTGAAGGAAGCTTTTGGTGATGATCAAATCGCAGATTCCGTTCGGGAGGAAGTCGATGTTGGAGGCATATGGGGATATACTGTTCAGGGCGTGGAATGTTGCGGAAGGAGATTCAAAAAAGATGAGATTGAAAATGGGCTTTTTGCAGGGTTTAATTGAAGGGGCGATACACTCGGGCTCTGCAGCACTTGCAACATCAATCAGAAGAGTCTTGGGTGGGTTTATCAATCAGCGGACTGttgatggtgttgagaaggtcCTCTTCCGTCTGACCGAGCCAGTACTTTTCCGCTCACTACAGGTATGGTCAGATTATGGATGAATTTGTTgctaaagaaaatgacaaattttgtGGGTTTGATTGATAGGAATGAATGATCTGATGATGCTATCTGCATACAGATAAAGAGGTTGTCCCTTTTTATGATATCATTTGATATTGATTGCATCTATAATTATCTTGGTTAGTGGTGAGCAAGCTGGACTTTGATGCTGGCAACTAGGAACAATTAGTGGCATGTGTCGAACCAGCATATTAGTTGGGTTATGTTGGAGCAGATTCTGCTGTTTATGTCCAATGTTCAGTGAAAGGTGGATCAGTGGCCCTTTTTTTCGTCAGTAGTCTCTGTAGTTTCATGATGCCAATTAATACTGAACAAACTGAGGGAGTCAGAACAAGAGAATTTTCCTATCATTTCACTGACGCAATGTCTGAATGTTTACACTTGCCTTGACAGGTCGCAAACTCAGATGTTAGACAGAATGCACTGCACTTACTGTTGGACGTGTTCCCTCTAGAAGATCCAGATGCCACTAAAGAGGTTAAGGACAGCTTACTTGACAGACAGTTCTATCTGTTGGAAAGACTGCTCAAGGATGATTGTCCTGATGTAAGAGTTGTTGCAGTGGAAGGTTGTTGCCGCATCCTTAATCTGTTCTGGGAAGTTATTCCTTCATCTACCATCACCAAGATTATTACAAGGATTTTCGATGACATGGCATACGACAACTGCAGTGAAGTTAGGCTTTCCACTATAAATGGAGTCGCATATTTGCTTGGTAATGGACAGTCACATGAGGTTCTTAAAGTGCTACTACCGAGACTTGCGCATCTGATTACAGATGGTACTCTTTCAGTGCGGGTTGCCCTAATTGAACTTCTCCTCCTCACTAGAGATATTCGATCTTTTCAGTTTAATAAGGTTGAAGTGCTGTCTCCAATCTATTATATGTTAAGATAATGCAGTCTTTTATTATTTGGCTGGTTTTGTTTCTTATTCACACTTATGTTCCATAGGTGGTAACCC
This region of Eucalyptus grandis isolate ANBG69807.140 chromosome 8, ASM1654582v1, whole genome shotgun sequence genomic DNA includes:
- the LOC120287134 gene encoding condensin-2 complex subunit G2-like, translating into MEKRLRSSLKSSPEEFISAVAGLSLKSSKAALKSVLHSQPPPLASSPSSFPASLHRAVSQSVAALRDLLRGSPDADPGDLASPPSKRPRRSSRRLSEPRGGGPSPAGLDRRRQKALEAPGLGARGPAVRLGGPRESSAAGDLLPAVQALHDNLVLFESDSVLSAEIVGLCEEWWKGDLPGRENLISQFLPFLVSRSLTLKKKVDVGRVYAMREAFGLFDFEDDSIEDMKMLLIRCVISPLYLKTEEGKRFVAFMFGLSRQLVKEAFGDDQIADSVREEVDVGGIWGYTGLIEGAIHSGSAALATSIRRVLGGFINQRTVDGVEKVLFRLTEPVLFRSLQVANSDVRQNALHLLLDVFPLEDPDATKEVKDSLLDRQFYLLERLLKDDCPDVRVVAVEGCCRILNLFWEVIPSSTITKIITRIFDDMAYDNCSEVRLSTINGVAYLLGNGQSHEVLKVLLPRLAHLITDGTLSVRVALIELLLLTRDIRSFQFNKVVTLEALLSMLATDQAQVAQKITRLLLPSYFPSKVTFEEACNRCVTLIKRSPKAGARFCEYAASEGAPLKSLMQLFKVFISFVLSTDKLNEDQIEVYLMVLHTFVSNLLVSHHTRMP